A part of Meleagris gallopavo isolate NT-WF06-2002-E0010 breed Aviagen turkey brand Nicholas breeding stock chromosome 26, Turkey_5.1, whole genome shotgun sequence genomic DNA contains:
- the JHY gene encoding jhy protein homolog isoform X2, translating to MNASDTEYVTVSSPYTFHVSKECFPQSELTQPSFHPASWKRPPAGEGSIDSELHDCQDSDCESLVLERQYQLELQQRIRANDELVGLSAGQLENDSLEEEDSLEKTSSEEQEGAREQQPVDKYFSLKYNPNWKNTKEAVEFSEVEKTHHVAEGGSVDLSQDSFYLHSSVSSGEKNQQEAKFQESFSEFGTELLSFHEPNAFICSEPFRLHTRGNESSDGYYFKDSLSTYSSAFSLRIPEDRPQRAKKDFVEKNKRTLGLRTDKNKSYLQLHGKKQEVIQEQVADTKTVDEEPAQSALPYPNMKMHPEDKWYLNSQQLKDHQNKWSQRNKVKSNQNLEGRACSKSDNHQQAGRPAKPKSWHYRQYQMSEFQTAPLQAVEQVNSNALQKCPNPSVGPDTNTAANSDTCLNNFPACTSKNNKNYQHDRPKGLPHGQQHLYNHATVPFFPRDGSTSAQAHPNLKKSSSTFNANYQEMAKDQVLLQDCKRQIYATSSLWPSQASVHSSPAAFCTAFQQQTMEQQYQEMSCLREADDLHLFSPLPPLIPHRESDSEVDSERGEGNQVKISRSNSEGYLMQMEKQKQRKVCKKPYSSKACINLDVKLGGLGPDYEAIKEKKEKLKQQKEYAQRIKEHNMKNIALVQRLPTKPQVISSVSRQKALEYAKKIPKPKTFTARQSDEEVKEERVLLPTLKGDSLPPITSLETLQSRHEKEKQVVAAFRTLHIL from the exons ATGAACGCCTCCGATACGGAATACGTTACGGTTTCTTCTCCATACACTTTCCACGTGAGTAAGGAATGCTTTCCTCAGAGTGAGCTCACGCAACCAAGCTTTCATCCTGCAAGTTGGAAAAGGCCACCTGCAGGTGAAGGGAGCATTGACTCAGAGCTGCATGACTGTCAGGACTCCGACTGTGAAAGCCTTGTTCTGGAAAGGCAGTATCAGTTAGAGCTCCAGCAACGGATTCGTGCTAATGACGAGCTGGTAGGACTGAGTGCTGGGCAGCTGGAGAATGACAGCTTAGAGGAAGAAGATAGCTTGGAGAAGACGAGTTCAGAGGAGCAAGAAGGAGCTAG gGAGCAGCAGCCTGTAGACAAATATTTCAGCCTAAAGTACAATCCTAACTGGAAGAACACAAAAGAAGCAGTGGAATtttctgaagtagaaaaaaCACACCACGTTGCTGAAGGAGGCAGTGTGGACCTTTCCCAAGATTCATTTTACCTCCATTCCAGTGTCTCCTCAGGAGAAAAGAATCAACAGGAGGCAAAGTTTCAGGAGTCATTCTCTGAGTTTGGTACAGAATTACTAAGCTTTCATGAGCCAAATGCCTTCATCTGCAGTGAACCTTTTAGGTTACATACCAGAGGGAATGAATCTTCAGATGGCTATTATTTCAAAGATAGTCTTAGTACATACAGCAGTGCTTTTTCTCTTCGGATTCCAGAAGATCGACCtcaaagagcaaaaaaagattttgtggaaaaaaacaagcgGACTTTAGGATTGCGTACAGACAAGAACAAATCCTATCTTCAGTTGCATGGCAAAAAGCAGGAAGTTATTCAAGAGCAG gTTGCAGATACTAAAACTGTTGATGAGGAACCAGCTCAGAGTGCCTTGCCATACCCAAACATGAAAATGCACCCCGAAGACAAATGGTACCTGAATTCACAGCAGCTCAAG GATCACCAGAACAAGTGGTCccaaagaaacaaagtaaaGTCCAACCAGAATCTCGAAGGAAGGGCTTGTTCAAAGAGTGATAACCATCAGCAGGCAGGAAGACCAGCAAAACCAAAGTCTTGGCACTACAGGCAATACCAGATGTCAGAATTTCAGACTGCTCCCCTGCAGGCAGTGGAACAAGTCAACAGCAATGCACTGCAGAAGTGCCCAAATCCTTCTGTTGGCCCTGACACCAATACAGCAGCAAATTCAGATACTTGCTTAAATAATTTCCCAGCATGTACTAGCAAGAACAACAAGAATTACCAGCATGATCGTCCAAAAGGACTTCCACATGGCCAGCAACATTTATACAACCATGCCACTGTGCCATTTTTCCCAAGAGATGGCAGTACCAGTGCTCAAGCACATCCAAATCTAAAGAAGAGTTCATCTACTTTTAATGCTAACTATCAAGAAATGGCAAAGGATCAAGTATTGCTTCAGGATTGCAAAAGACAAATTTATGCTACCAGTAGTTTATG gCCTTCCCAAGCTTCTGTTCACAGTTCACCAGCAGCCTTTTGTACAGCCTTCCAGCAACAAACCATGGAGCAACAGTACCAAGAAATGTCTTGTTTGAGAGAAGCTGATGACTTGCACTTGTTCAGCCCACTTCCACCTCTAATACCCCACAGAGAAAGTGATTCAGAGGTAGATTCAGAGAGAGGTGAAGGAAATCAAGTGAAAATAAGTCGAAGCAACTCTGAAGGTTATCTCAtgcaaatggaaaagcaaaaacagcGTAAAGTCTGCAAGAAG CCATATAGCTCAAAAGCCTGTATCAATCTGGATGTAAAGCTTGGAGGCCTTGGACCTGACTATGAAGCAATCAAGGAAAAA AAGGAGAAGTTAAAGCAACAGAAGGAATATGCACAGAGAATTAAGGAGCACAACATGAAAAACATTGCTTTGGTTCAGAGGTTACCTACAAAACCCCAGGTCATATCTTCAGTGTCAAGACAGAAG GCACTGGAATATGCAAAGAAGATTCCTAAACCGAAGACTTTCACAGCAAGGCAATCAGATGAAGAGGTGAAAGAGGAAAGAGTTCTGCTACCAACTTTAAAAGGAGACAGTTTACCTCCAATTACATCTTTGGAAACTTTACAAAGCAGACATGAGAAGGAGAAGCAAGTTGTAGCTGCTTTCAGAACCCTTCATATCCTATAA
- the JHY gene encoding jhy protein homolog isoform X1 — MNASDTEYVTVSSPYTFHVSKECFPQSELTQPSFHPASWKRPPAGEGSIDSELHDCQDSDCESLVLERQYQLELQQRIRANDELVGLSAGQLENDSLEEEDSLEKTSSEEQEGAREQQPVDKYFSLKYNPNWKNTKEAVEFSEVEKTHHVAEGGSVDLSQDSFYLHSSVSSGEKNQQEAKFQESFSEFGTELLSFHEPNAFICSEPFRLHTRGNESSDGYYFKDSLSTYSSAFSLRIPEDRPQRAKKDFVEKNKRTLGLRTDKNKSYLQLHGKKQEVIQEQVADTKTVDEEPAQSALPYPNMKMHPEDKWYLNSQQLKDHQNKWSQRNKVKSNQNLEGRACSKSDNHQQAGRPAKPKSWHYRQYQMSEFQTAPLQAVEQVNSNALQKCPNPSVGPDTNTAANSDTCLNNFPACTSKNNKNYQHDRPKGLPHGQQHLYNHATVPFFPRDGSTSAQAHPNLKKSSSTFNANYQEMAKDQVLLQDCKRQIYATSSLWPSQASVHSSPAAFCTAFQQQTMEQQYQEMSCLREADDLHLFSPLPPLIPHRESDSEVDSERGEGNQVKISRSNSEGYLMQMEKQKQRKVCKKPYSSKACINLDVKLGGLGPDYEAIKEKKEKLKQQKEYAQRIKEHNMKNIALVQRLPTKPQVISSVSRQKALEYAKKIPKPKTFTARQSDEEAEVCCTSSWGETWQKKHLECGKAGQVEGSVLHIKVQLCSPALQPVGQDCPLLHPTFFSPLGSSALGPS; from the exons ATGAACGCCTCCGATACGGAATACGTTACGGTTTCTTCTCCATACACTTTCCACGTGAGTAAGGAATGCTTTCCTCAGAGTGAGCTCACGCAACCAAGCTTTCATCCTGCAAGTTGGAAAAGGCCACCTGCAGGTGAAGGGAGCATTGACTCAGAGCTGCATGACTGTCAGGACTCCGACTGTGAAAGCCTTGTTCTGGAAAGGCAGTATCAGTTAGAGCTCCAGCAACGGATTCGTGCTAATGACGAGCTGGTAGGACTGAGTGCTGGGCAGCTGGAGAATGACAGCTTAGAGGAAGAAGATAGCTTGGAGAAGACGAGTTCAGAGGAGCAAGAAGGAGCTAG gGAGCAGCAGCCTGTAGACAAATATTTCAGCCTAAAGTACAATCCTAACTGGAAGAACACAAAAGAAGCAGTGGAATtttctgaagtagaaaaaaCACACCACGTTGCTGAAGGAGGCAGTGTGGACCTTTCCCAAGATTCATTTTACCTCCATTCCAGTGTCTCCTCAGGAGAAAAGAATCAACAGGAGGCAAAGTTTCAGGAGTCATTCTCTGAGTTTGGTACAGAATTACTAAGCTTTCATGAGCCAAATGCCTTCATCTGCAGTGAACCTTTTAGGTTACATACCAGAGGGAATGAATCTTCAGATGGCTATTATTTCAAAGATAGTCTTAGTACATACAGCAGTGCTTTTTCTCTTCGGATTCCAGAAGATCGACCtcaaagagcaaaaaaagattttgtggaaaaaaacaagcgGACTTTAGGATTGCGTACAGACAAGAACAAATCCTATCTTCAGTTGCATGGCAAAAAGCAGGAAGTTATTCAAGAGCAG gTTGCAGATACTAAAACTGTTGATGAGGAACCAGCTCAGAGTGCCTTGCCATACCCAAACATGAAAATGCACCCCGAAGACAAATGGTACCTGAATTCACAGCAGCTCAAG GATCACCAGAACAAGTGGTCccaaagaaacaaagtaaaGTCCAACCAGAATCTCGAAGGAAGGGCTTGTTCAAAGAGTGATAACCATCAGCAGGCAGGAAGACCAGCAAAACCAAAGTCTTGGCACTACAGGCAATACCAGATGTCAGAATTTCAGACTGCTCCCCTGCAGGCAGTGGAACAAGTCAACAGCAATGCACTGCAGAAGTGCCCAAATCCTTCTGTTGGCCCTGACACCAATACAGCAGCAAATTCAGATACTTGCTTAAATAATTTCCCAGCATGTACTAGCAAGAACAACAAGAATTACCAGCATGATCGTCCAAAAGGACTTCCACATGGCCAGCAACATTTATACAACCATGCCACTGTGCCATTTTTCCCAAGAGATGGCAGTACCAGTGCTCAAGCACATCCAAATCTAAAGAAGAGTTCATCTACTTTTAATGCTAACTATCAAGAAATGGCAAAGGATCAAGTATTGCTTCAGGATTGCAAAAGACAAATTTATGCTACCAGTAGTTTATG gCCTTCCCAAGCTTCTGTTCACAGTTCACCAGCAGCCTTTTGTACAGCCTTCCAGCAACAAACCATGGAGCAACAGTACCAAGAAATGTCTTGTTTGAGAGAAGCTGATGACTTGCACTTGTTCAGCCCACTTCCACCTCTAATACCCCACAGAGAAAGTGATTCAGAGGTAGATTCAGAGAGAGGTGAAGGAAATCAAGTGAAAATAAGTCGAAGCAACTCTGAAGGTTATCTCAtgcaaatggaaaagcaaaaacagcGTAAAGTCTGCAAGAAG CCATATAGCTCAAAAGCCTGTATCAATCTGGATGTAAAGCTTGGAGGCCTTGGACCTGACTATGAAGCAATCAAGGAAAAA AAGGAGAAGTTAAAGCAACAGAAGGAATATGCACAGAGAATTAAGGAGCACAACATGAAAAACATTGCTTTGGTTCAGAGGTTACCTACAAAACCCCAGGTCATATCTTCAGTGTCAAGACAGAAG GCACTGGAATATGCAAAGAAGATTCCTAAACCGAAGACTTTCACAGCAAGGCAATCAGATGAAGAG GCAGAAGTTTGTTGTACATCATCTTGGGGGGAAACTTGGCAGAAGAAGCATCTTGAATGTGGAAAAGCAGGTCAGGTTGAAGGGAGTGTTTTGCATATCAAAGTCCAGCTGTGTTcacctgccctgcagcctgtgggaCAGGACTGTCCTCTGCTCCATCCTACTTTCTTCTCCCCTTTGGGATCTTCAGCACTCGGCCCCTCTTGA
- the BSX gene encoding brain-specific homeobox protein homolog: MNLNFTSPVHPVPAPRPTSFFIEDILLHKPKPLREVPPEHFAGSLASRVPLLDYGYPLMPAPTLLAPHPHPALHKPEHHHHHHPYFLTTSGKCGALRVQPEMEKGSSTPRRVRVSVLGLRVPALPSPRLRQRGSESSTSRDFEPSDPRLSLSPSALLFRFELFYIMVLEWDRASLFHVHQQRWGRAGPSRGGGRLRARPSPRTLPRAASSKVSPREAEVFLCVAILSLPSFPSAFLPSPGYISLALIARRVIAPFLRSAEPHLLGMARMGRFQREAVPHTMKAATKISPFFTPLPLLVHLPASL; encoded by the exons ATGAACCTCAACTTCACCTCTCCGGTTCACCCGGTCCCCGCGCCCCGACCCACCTCCTTCTTCATCGAGGACATCCTGCTGCACAAGCCCAAGCCCCTGCGGGAGGTTCCACCCGAGCACTTCGCCGGCTCCTTGGCCTCCCGCGTCCCGCTCTTGGACTATGGCTACCCCCTGATGCCCGCCCCGACGCTGCTGGCTCCACACCCGCACCCGGCCCTGCACAAACCGGagcaccatcaccaccaccacccctaCTTCCTCACCACCTCGGGTAAGTGCGGGGCTTTGCGGGTGCAGCCCGAGATGGAGAAAGGCTCCTCAACCCCGCGCAGGGTGCGGGTTTCTGTTTTGGGGCTTCGGGTCCCTGCCTTGCCGAGCCCTCGACTTCGTCAGCGGGGATCGGAGAGCTCAACCAGCCGAGATTTTGAGCCCAGCGACCCCAGGctttccctctccccctctgctcttTTATTTCGTTTTGAACTCTTTTATATTATGGTTCTGGAATGGGACCGGGCTTCACTTTTCCACGTCCATCAGCAGCGCTGGGGCCGTGCCGGACCATCCCGGGGCGGGGGGAGACTCCGCGCCCGTCCGTCCCCCCGAACCCTTCCCAGGGCCGCTTCCTCCAAAGTTTCTCCTCGGGAGGCCGAAGTTTTTCTCTGTGTGGCCATTCTCTCACTGCCTTCATTTCCTTCGGCTTTTCTCCCGTCTCCTGGGTACATTTCGTTGGCTTTAATTGCTCGGAGGGTGATCGCTCCGTTTCTGAGATCGGCTGAACCGCACCTGCTGGGGATGGCTCGGATGGGGCGTTTTCAGAGAGA AGCTGTTCCTCACACCATGAAGGCAGCCACCAAAATCAGTCCTTTCTTCACACCCCTGCCTCTTCTCGTGCACCTCCCAGCCTCCTTGTAA